From a region of the Mycobacterium intracellulare ATCC 13950 genome:
- a CDS encoding MCE family protein has protein sequence MADKTVRQRLSGMKRRPLESYNKTWLGFIAVAVVAVVIGVMLLVHAIGAGYRHYTAEFLQAASLRAGNPIVVAGIPVGNVTSMKLVGDHVEAGLKVRDNIALGKDSRARIKVTTILGSRYLALEPSGPAHLPHNTFDLAHTEVPYDLQAALQDATTTFEQVDSDRFAQSLAVLGKQLEGLPAVVPQAITNINTLSSIIAVRRDQLGQLLRSTEQVTNTLRRQQAGIGNLVNQGQDLLGQFVARRAVFHAMMQSLTTLVDTMSQVVVNDRAGLDALIKDMRDFTALMSAHDDLLHSMLQISPIFFREAANLTGEGNAVNFNAPNVPLIDSWMCAISGRAKQFGMIQYFKDCK, from the coding sequence ATGGCTGACAAGACTGTGCGGCAACGGCTTTCGGGGATGAAGCGACGCCCGCTGGAAAGCTACAACAAGACGTGGCTCGGATTCATCGCGGTCGCGGTGGTGGCGGTGGTGATCGGCGTCATGCTGCTGGTGCACGCCATCGGCGCCGGCTATCGGCACTACACCGCCGAGTTCCTGCAAGCCGCCTCGCTGCGGGCCGGCAATCCGATCGTGGTCGCGGGCATCCCGGTGGGCAACGTCACGAGCATGAAACTCGTCGGCGACCACGTCGAGGCCGGGCTGAAGGTTCGGGACAACATCGCGCTGGGCAAGGACTCCCGCGCCCGGATCAAGGTCACCACCATCCTGGGGTCGCGGTACCTCGCGCTGGAACCCAGCGGCCCGGCGCACCTGCCCCACAACACCTTCGACCTGGCTCACACCGAGGTGCCCTACGACCTGCAAGCCGCGCTGCAGGACGCGACCACGACGTTCGAGCAGGTCGACTCCGACAGGTTCGCCCAATCGCTGGCGGTGCTGGGCAAGCAGCTCGAGGGCCTGCCCGCGGTTGTGCCGCAGGCGATCACGAACATCAACACGCTGTCGTCGATCATCGCGGTGCGCCGTGATCAGCTGGGCCAGCTACTGCGCAGCACCGAGCAGGTGACGAACACCCTGCGCCGCCAGCAGGCCGGCATCGGCAATCTGGTCAACCAGGGCCAAGACCTGCTCGGCCAATTCGTCGCGCGGCGCGCCGTCTTCCACGCGATGATGCAGTCGTTGACGACTCTCGTTGACACCATGAGTCAGGTCGTGGTCAACGACCGGGCGGGTCTGGACGCGCTGATCAAAGACATGCGGGACTTCACCGCCTTGATGTCCGCGCACGACGACCTGCTGCACAGCATGCTGCAAATCAGCCCGATCTTCTTCCGCGAGGCGGCCAACCTCACGGGCGAGGGCAACGCGGTCAACTTCAACGCCCCCAACGTTCCGCTGATCGACTCGTGGATGTGCGCGATCAGCGGTCGCGCCAAGCAGTTCGGCATGATCCAGTACTTCAAGGACTGCAAGTGA
- a CDS encoding MlaE family ABC transporter permease gives MTTAQLDGVVAIRDWSVGYVKRHPVASLTTVGEQFVLGVRTVQYFFVDLITGRFQWHEFVRQGAFMAGTAVLPTILVSLPISVTLSIQFALLAGQVGATSLAGAASGLAVIRQGASLVAAVLMASAVGSAITADLGSRTMREETDAMEVMGVSVIRRLVVPRFAAAVMIGVALTGVVCFAGFFASYMFNVYFQNGAPGSFVSTFASFATTGDMVLALLKAIVFGAIVAIVSSQKGLSTKGGPTGVANSVNAAVVEAILLLMIVNVAISQLYIMLSPRTGL, from the coding sequence ATGACGACGGCACAGCTTGACGGCGTTGTCGCCATCCGGGACTGGTCCGTCGGATACGTCAAACGTCATCCGGTCGCCTCCCTGACGACCGTGGGCGAACAGTTCGTCCTGGGTGTGCGCACCGTTCAATATTTCTTCGTCGACCTGATCACCGGGCGGTTCCAATGGCACGAATTCGTCCGGCAGGGCGCATTCATGGCCGGCACCGCCGTGCTGCCGACGATCCTGGTCTCGCTGCCGATCAGCGTCACCCTGTCCATCCAGTTCGCACTGCTGGCCGGCCAGGTCGGCGCCACCTCGCTGGCCGGCGCGGCCAGCGGACTCGCCGTCATCCGCCAGGGCGCGTCGTTGGTGGCGGCGGTGCTCATGGCGTCGGCGGTCGGGTCGGCGATCACCGCCGATCTGGGTTCGCGCACCATGCGCGAGGAAACCGACGCGATGGAGGTGATGGGGGTCTCGGTGATCCGGCGGTTGGTCGTCCCCCGCTTCGCAGCCGCCGTGATGATCGGTGTGGCGCTGACCGGTGTCGTGTGCTTCGCCGGATTTTTCGCGAGCTACATGTTCAACGTATACTTCCAGAACGGCGCGCCGGGCAGCTTCGTGTCGACGTTCGCGTCGTTCGCGACGACCGGTGACATGGTCCTGGCGCTGCTGAAGGCGATCGTGTTCGGCGCCATCGTGGCCATCGTGTCAAGCCAAAAAGGGTTGTCCACCAAGGGCGGACCGACGGGCGTCGCGAACTCGGTGAACGCCGCCGTCGTCGAGGCGATCCTGCTGCTGATGATCGTCAACGTCGCCATCAGCCAGCTCTACATCATGCTGTCGCCCAGGACGGGGCTCTGA
- a CDS encoding MlaD family protein, translating into MKGRTNNPGATLVVKVVAIVAAVAAIAVVAVAGWWFLRSDEDTITVTAQFDSASGLYEGNVVAVLGMPVGKVTKINAKGGYVEVDFTVDRHVKIPADAQAVTVSTSILTDRQIELTPPYHDGPTLQNHDTIGLPRTKTPVEFSSVLNVLDKVTKSLEGDGHGGGPIADVLNGGTAVVSGNGEKIKAALGELSKALRLSSDGGTTTRQQITTIVKNISTLFDAVAANDTKLREFASTIHQVSQIMADEDLGSGSTGRKLDHLIQRAGDLLDANRDNVKQAVGSGNTTLKTVADQRRDLAELLDLAPLLADNAYNMIDRANGAVRARFLTDRLIFDSQYTKEICNLMGLRQLGCSTGTIQDFGPDFGLTYVLDGMAAMGQK; encoded by the coding sequence GTGAAGGGCCGCACGAACAACCCCGGCGCCACGCTCGTCGTCAAGGTGGTGGCCATCGTCGCCGCCGTGGCGGCGATCGCGGTGGTGGCCGTCGCCGGTTGGTGGTTCCTGCGCTCCGACGAGGACACGATCACGGTGACCGCCCAATTCGACAGCGCCTCGGGCCTTTACGAGGGCAACGTGGTCGCGGTGCTGGGCATGCCGGTGGGCAAGGTCACCAAGATCAACGCCAAGGGCGGCTATGTCGAGGTTGACTTCACCGTCGACCGCCACGTCAAGATTCCCGCCGACGCGCAGGCCGTGACGGTGTCGACCTCCATCCTCACCGACCGACAGATCGAACTCACGCCGCCCTATCACGACGGGCCGACCCTGCAGAACCACGACACCATCGGGTTGCCCCGCACCAAGACGCCCGTCGAATTCAGCAGCGTCCTCAACGTTTTGGACAAGGTGACCAAATCGCTCGAGGGCGACGGCCACGGCGGCGGCCCGATCGCCGACGTGCTGAACGGTGGCACCGCGGTGGTCAGCGGCAACGGCGAGAAGATCAAAGCCGCTCTCGGCGAGCTGTCCAAGGCGCTGCGCCTGTCCAGCGACGGCGGGACGACGACCCGCCAGCAGATCACCACGATCGTCAAAAACATCAGCACGCTGTTCGACGCCGTGGCCGCCAACGACACGAAATTGCGCGAATTCGCCTCCACCATCCACCAAGTCAGCCAGATCATGGCGGACGAGGACCTCGGCAGCGGCAGCACCGGACGCAAGCTCGACCACCTGATCCAGCGGGCGGGCGACCTGCTCGACGCCAACCGCGACAACGTCAAGCAGGCCGTCGGCAGCGGCAACACCACGCTGAAGACGGTGGCCGACCAGCGGCGCGACCTGGCCGAGCTCCTGGATCTGGCCCCGCTGCTGGCCGACAACGCCTACAACATGATCGACCGGGCCAACGGCGCCGTGCGGGCCCGCTTCCTCACCGACCGTTTGATCTTCGACAGCCAGTACACCAAGGAGATCTGCAACCTGATGGGTCTTCGGCAACTGGGCTGCAGCACCGGGACCATCCAGGACTTCGGCCCCGATTTCGGGTTGACGTATGTGCTGGACGGTATGGCCGCCATGGGGCAGAAATGA
- a CDS encoding ABC transporter permease: MTASAYVPFAPISTPLVRLYRRGKVPIIRLGHLLVFFVRAAVAVPLAVRQYSGEFLRLLSNITWGNGSIVVGGGTAGVAVVLGMTVGALVGIEGYNFLDLLGLGPATGFVSSLVNTRELAPLMASLAFAMQGGCRFTAQLGSMRIAEEIDALESIAIRPIPYLVTTRLIASVVAIIPLYAACLAIGYLSTQVVVGIGSGGSTGSYLHYFTLMLAGQDIVYSLIKAVIFVWIASTIQCYYGYYASGGPEGVGVAAGHGMRASITVVIIVNMLLTMALWGVDSGARFGG, from the coding sequence GTGACGGCCTCGGCGTATGTGCCTTTCGCACCGATTTCGACACCGCTGGTCCGGCTCTACCGCAGGGGCAAAGTGCCGATCATCCGGCTCGGCCATCTGCTGGTCTTCTTCGTCCGGGCGGCGGTCGCCGTGCCGCTCGCCGTGCGCCAGTACAGCGGCGAATTCTTGCGGCTGCTGTCGAACATCACCTGGGGCAACGGCTCGATCGTGGTCGGCGGCGGCACCGCGGGCGTGGCGGTGGTGCTGGGCATGACGGTCGGCGCACTCGTCGGGATCGAGGGGTATAACTTCTTGGACCTGCTCGGTCTGGGGCCCGCCACCGGGTTCGTCTCGTCGTTGGTCAACACGCGCGAGCTGGCTCCGCTGATGGCGTCGCTCGCCTTCGCCATGCAGGGCGGCTGCCGCTTCACCGCCCAACTGGGATCCATGCGCATCGCCGAGGAGATCGACGCGCTGGAGTCGATCGCGATCCGCCCCATTCCCTACCTGGTGACCACCCGGCTCATCGCCTCGGTGGTGGCGATCATTCCGCTCTACGCCGCCTGCCTGGCGATCGGCTACCTGAGCACGCAAGTCGTGGTGGGCATCGGCAGCGGCGGTTCGACCGGGTCCTACCTGCACTACTTCACGCTGATGCTGGCCGGCCAGGACATCGTCTATTCGTTGATCAAGGCCGTCATCTTCGTGTGGATCGCCTCCACCATCCAGTGCTACTACGGCTATTACGCCAGCGGCGGACCCGAAGGCGTCGGGGTCGCCGCGGGACACGGCATGCGGGCCAGCATCACGGTCGTGATCATCGTGAACATGCTGCTCACCATGGCGCTGTGGGGTGTGGACTCCGGCGCAAGGTTCGGCGGGTAG
- a CDS encoding MlaD family protein produces MIRTIATFANFVVRVVRRGHRQQVWLSVAGLVLILVVATAYLLVGALRVKPFASSYRVTVQLPESGGLLPNQDVALRGVRIGRVESLQITDDGVNAVASITSKVRIPANAVVHVSALSPAGEQYINFEAASDAGPYLHDGSRIALDHTTVPVSLARLLGDADGLLSQVDPHKIELIKKELSLSKEGPAKLTAIVDGGTFLLSTLDSVLPQTTSIIKTSRVVLTLASDKNSGLGAAATELNRTLSGVARMQAGYRRLTAQTPRTLSAVDNLFADNSDTMVQLLGSMATVSQLLYLRVPALNALFPDYRGSVLDAVTSAFHDNGVWAIADLYPRYVCDYGTPSHPPSAADYYEPFMYTYCRDDDPAVSIRGAKNAPRPGGDDTAGPPMGANLGRRTDPTPKGRFTIPTPYGGPQLPIEPPH; encoded by the coding sequence ATGATCCGCACCATCGCCACGTTCGCGAATTTCGTTGTCCGGGTGGTGCGCAGGGGCCACCGGCAACAGGTTTGGTTGTCGGTGGCCGGATTGGTGCTGATCCTCGTCGTCGCCACCGCCTACCTGCTCGTGGGCGCGTTGCGGGTTAAGCCCTTCGCCTCGTCCTACCGGGTCACGGTGCAGTTGCCGGAATCCGGCGGGCTGCTCCCCAATCAGGATGTCGCGCTGCGCGGGGTGCGCATCGGCCGTGTGGAGTCGCTGCAGATCACCGACGACGGGGTGAACGCCGTCGCCAGCATCACCTCGAAGGTGCGGATCCCCGCGAACGCCGTCGTGCACGTCTCGGCGCTCTCGCCGGCCGGCGAGCAGTACATCAACTTCGAGGCCGCGTCCGACGCCGGACCGTATCTGCACGACGGCAGCCGTATCGCCCTGGACCACACCACCGTTCCCGTCAGCCTGGCGCGGTTACTGGGCGACGCCGACGGGCTGCTGTCCCAGGTCGATCCCCACAAGATCGAATTGATCAAGAAGGAACTGAGCCTGAGCAAGGAGGGCCCGGCGAAGCTGACCGCCATCGTCGACGGCGGCACCTTCCTGTTGTCCACGCTCGACTCGGTGCTGCCCCAGACGACCAGCATCATCAAGACCAGCCGGGTGGTGCTCACCCTGGCAAGCGACAAGAACTCCGGCTTGGGCGCGGCCGCAACGGAACTCAACCGCACGCTGTCCGGCGTGGCCAGGATGCAGGCGGGCTATCGCCGGTTGACTGCGCAGACGCCGCGCACCCTGTCGGCCGTCGACAATCTGTTCGCCGACAATTCCGACACGATGGTGCAGTTGCTGGGCAGCATGGCGACCGTGTCGCAGCTGCTGTATCTGCGGGTTCCGGCGCTCAACGCGCTGTTCCCGGACTACCGTGGGTCGGTGTTGGACGCAGTGACGAGCGCGTTCCACGACAACGGGGTGTGGGCGATCGCCGACCTGTACCCCCGCTACGTGTGCGATTATGGGACACCGTCGCACCCGCCGTCGGCCGCCGACTACTACGAGCCCTTCATGTACACCTACTGCCGCGACGACGACCCCGCCGTCTCGATCCGGGGCGCCAAGAACGCGCCGCGGCCGGGCGGCGACGACACGGCCGGCCCGCCGATGGGGGCCAACCTGGGCCGCCGGACCGATCCGACCCCCAAGGGCCGCTTCACCATTCCGACCCCCTACGGCGGCCCGCAGCTGCCGATCGAACCGCCGCACTAG
- a CDS encoding MlaD family protein, protein MMTTRGRAMPALLAAVMVSAGCATNGLASLPLPAPGLGSGGYSLNAVFSNALNLPMNAKVKLAGADVGQLESMIARNYTALTRLRIRDGVQLPRGSTAELRTATPLGDVFVALKPPAAGDTDAPLLRNGDTIGLDSTAAAATVESVLSSAAILVNGGAVRNFTNIINGFGKATGDQGQAFGDMIRKSNELLRTLDSRSDQIKNALTQLSHLADELDAKNHTISDLMSAARPATSALADNTAQLSNLAVQVGDTSRLLARFPSIGGTDTSGRSLIRDLNTVAGAANDVAVSPDTSWLSVNRLIPPLIKSTAGNSISVNVSVDKILLGSLPDIGYPGDIGLHGPHHYNVNLLVGTLKYTLWRLQERVVGRGPDSPQVPVIPDPTIPGQIDVAPGPPPGPAPPPGPPEPPPPGPRP, encoded by the coding sequence ATGATGACCACCCGCGGGCGGGCAATGCCGGCGCTGCTGGCCGCGGTCATGGTGAGCGCCGGATGCGCCACGAATGGCCTTGCCAGCCTGCCCCTTCCGGCGCCGGGGCTGGGTTCGGGCGGCTATTCGCTGAACGCGGTGTTCTCCAACGCGCTCAACCTGCCGATGAACGCCAAGGTCAAGCTCGCCGGCGCCGACGTCGGGCAGCTCGAATCGATGATCGCGCGCAATTACACCGCGCTGACCCGGCTGCGGATCAGGGACGGCGTGCAGCTCCCCCGCGGCAGCACCGCCGAATTGCGCACCGCGACACCGCTGGGCGACGTGTTCGTCGCCCTGAAGCCACCGGCCGCCGGTGATACGGATGCGCCGCTGCTGCGCAACGGCGACACCATCGGCCTGGATTCCACGGCGGCCGCCGCGACGGTCGAGTCGGTGCTGAGCTCGGCGGCGATTCTGGTCAACGGCGGGGCGGTCCGCAATTTCACCAACATCATCAACGGTTTCGGCAAGGCGACCGGGGACCAGGGCCAGGCGTTCGGGGACATGATCCGCAAATCCAACGAGCTGCTCAGGACGCTGGATTCGCGGTCCGATCAGATCAAGAACGCATTGACCCAATTGTCGCACCTGGCCGACGAACTCGACGCCAAGAATCACACCATCAGCGACCTGATGTCGGCCGCCCGTCCCGCCACATCGGCCCTGGCCGACAACACCGCCCAGCTCTCCAATCTGGCCGTGCAGGTGGGCGACACCTCCCGGCTGCTGGCCAGGTTCCCGTCGATCGGCGGAACCGACACCAGCGGCCGCAGCCTGATCCGCGACCTCAACACGGTCGCCGGGGCGGCCAACGATGTGGCGGTGAGCCCCGACACCAGCTGGCTGTCGGTGAATCGACTGATTCCCCCGTTAATCAAATCGACTGCGGGGAACTCAATTTCGGTGAACGTCAGCGTGGACAAGATTCTGCTCGGGTCGCTTCCCGATATCGGATACCCCGGTGACATCGGGCTGCACGGCCCCCACCACTACAACGTGAACCTGCTCGTCGGCACGCTGAAGTACACCCTGTGGCGCCTGCAGGAGCGCGTGGTGGGCCGGGGGCCGGATTCGCCACAGGTTCCGGTGATTCCGGACCCGACCATCCCGGGCCAAATCGACGTCGCCCCCGGTCCCCCGCCTGGGCCCGCCCCGCCACCGGGGCCGCCCGAACCGCCGCCGCCGGGACCCCGCCCATGA
- a CDS encoding TetR family transcriptional regulator — protein sequence MPSANTGSLRDRRRAELLSQIQQTAHQLFAERGFEAVTTEDIASAAGISISTYFRYAPTKEGLLVDPVRDAAAEIVGSYSARPPHESPVEALIQLFVTHARDVSDVDNLDTWRLAVATAPHLLSKSVLISETDHGNLIQQVAHRMGVDAMADIRPALLVHTSLATVQFVLDGWLTSDVGESPPFHEQLEQALRLTLAGFD from the coding sequence ATGCCCTCAGCAAACACCGGTTCGTTGCGGGACCGACGCCGTGCTGAGCTGCTGTCCCAGATCCAGCAGACCGCGCACCAGCTCTTCGCCGAGCGGGGATTCGAGGCGGTGACGACCGAGGACATCGCGTCGGCCGCCGGGATCTCCATCAGCACCTATTTCCGGTACGCGCCCACCAAGGAGGGCCTGCTGGTCGACCCTGTCCGGGATGCGGCCGCCGAGATCGTGGGTTCCTACAGTGCGAGACCGCCACACGAGTCGCCCGTCGAGGCGCTGATCCAACTGTTCGTCACGCACGCCAGGGACGTCAGCGACGTTGACAACCTGGACACCTGGCGCCTCGCCGTGGCCACCGCGCCGCACCTGTTGAGTAAATCCGTGCTGATCAGCGAAACCGACCACGGCAACCTGATCCAGCAGGTCGCTCACCGGATGGGTGTCGATGCGATGGCCGACATTCGACCCGCGTTGTTGGTCCACACCAGTTTGGCCACAGTCCAATTCGTCCTCGACGGATGGTTGACCTCCGATGTCGGCGAAAGTCCGCCTTTTCACGAGCAATTGGAGCAAGCGCTGCGGCTCACCCTCGCCGGATTCGACTGA
- a CDS encoding MlaD family protein: protein MPNSLELDGRGPSERQLFGVGIAVVVVSALVTAMMLVKSTGRLNDYVRVVADLINVGDGLPQKSDVKYHGVLVGMVNDVVPAAHGEPNYVHIDLKPEYAQAIPAAVTARVVPSNVFAVSSVQLVGSPNQKGPGAKIRQGAHIPEDKQLPTVLFQTTVSKLRDLLAAAGRGRDDRSVGILAALGAATDHRRVSLLNAGAQLNRLLDQLNSIVSTDTGPSTVSALLDATTGLAQTAPDLLDALHQAVEPMRTFAETREQLASLVSGADYTVGTTRQSFDNHIDQLIRITTDFTPVLGVLAQKSNNFVPAVTKLDNLANQFMEQVWNPEKNLGNMHAMLTFTPSSTYTRADCPHYGELKGPSCFTAPLIPVRPDLPEVLLPQNYHPPKDLAPPPGTVIGPDGNLVAVGPPLINPTPNLTDPNPPLAPGITPSPPVPGSANPDNPSPGAPATPQPHQPWVAPVAPKAPWIPQSAFGGSRFGGNVGPVGSQYERNMLGVITGTPASPATELLLGPVARGSTVSLGRPAGEAP, encoded by the coding sequence ATGCCCAATTCCCTTGAGCTGGACGGACGCGGCCCCTCCGAGCGCCAGCTGTTCGGCGTCGGCATCGCCGTGGTGGTGGTCAGCGCCCTGGTGACGGCCATGATGTTGGTCAAATCCACCGGCAGGCTGAACGATTACGTGCGGGTGGTTGCCGATCTGATCAACGTGGGCGATGGCCTTCCGCAGAAGTCGGACGTCAAATACCACGGCGTGCTTGTCGGGATGGTCAATGACGTCGTCCCGGCGGCACACGGCGAACCCAACTATGTCCACATCGACCTCAAACCCGAATACGCCCAGGCGATTCCGGCCGCTGTGACCGCACGCGTGGTGCCCAGCAATGTGTTCGCGGTGTCGTCGGTGCAGTTGGTGGGCTCCCCAAACCAAAAGGGACCGGGGGCGAAAATCCGCCAGGGCGCGCATATTCCGGAGGACAAGCAGTTGCCGACCGTGTTGTTCCAAACCACCGTCAGCAAGTTGCGCGACCTGCTGGCCGCCGCGGGGCGCGGTCGCGACGACAGGTCGGTGGGGATCTTGGCCGCCCTGGGCGCGGCCACCGACCACCGTCGCGTCAGCCTGCTCAATGCCGGCGCGCAATTGAATCGCCTTCTCGACCAGCTCAATTCGATCGTCAGCACCGATACCGGCCCGTCGACGGTGTCCGCCCTGCTGGATGCGACGACGGGGCTCGCGCAGACCGCCCCCGATCTTCTCGACGCATTGCATCAGGCCGTCGAACCGATGCGGACGTTCGCCGAGACGCGCGAGCAGCTGGCTTCACTGGTGTCGGGTGCGGACTACACGGTCGGCACGACGCGCCAGTCGTTCGACAACCACATCGACCAACTCATCCGGATCACCACCGATTTCACGCCGGTGCTCGGCGTGCTGGCGCAAAAGTCGAACAACTTCGTTCCCGCCGTGACCAAGCTGGACAACCTGGCCAACCAGTTCATGGAGCAGGTCTGGAACCCGGAGAAGAACCTGGGCAACATGCACGCGATGCTGACGTTCACGCCCAGTTCCACCTACACACGCGCCGACTGTCCGCACTACGGCGAACTCAAGGGGCCCAGCTGCTTTACGGCGCCGCTGATTCCGGTGCGCCCCGATCTGCCCGAGGTGCTGCTGCCGCAGAATTATCATCCGCCCAAGGATCTGGCGCCCCCGCCGGGCACGGTGATCGGGCCGGACGGAAACCTGGTCGCGGTGGGCCCGCCGCTGATCAACCCGACTCCCAATCTGACCGATCCCAATCCCCCGCTGGCCCCGGGGATCACGCCGTCGCCGCCCGTGCCAGGGAGCGCGAATCCCGACAACCCGTCGCCGGGGGCGCCGGCGACTCCGCAGCCGCACCAGCCGTGGGTCGCCCCGGTGGCGCCCAAGGCGCCGTGGATTCCCCAGTCCGCCTTCGGGGGCTCTCGATTCGGGGGGAACGTGGGGCCCGTCGGGAGCCAGTACGAACGAAACATGTTGGGCGTGATCACCGGAACGCCCGCCTCGCCGGCCACCGAGCTGCTGCTCGGACCGGTCGCCCGTGGCAGCACGGTGTCGCTGGGCCGTCCGGCCGGGGAGGCCCCATGA
- a CDS encoding phosphoribosyl-ATP diphosphatase, with protein MKQSLAVKTFEDLFAELGERARTRPAGSATVAALDGGIHGLGKKILEEAGEVWLAAEHEPDDALAEEISQLLYWTQVLMVARGLSLDDVYRKL; from the coding sequence GTGAAACAATCGCTGGCCGTGAAGACCTTCGAGGATCTGTTCGCCGAACTGGGCGAGCGTGCCCGCACCCGGCCGGCCGGCAGCGCGACGGTCGCCGCGCTCGACGGCGGCATCCACGGGCTGGGCAAGAAGATCCTCGAGGAAGCCGGCGAGGTGTGGCTGGCCGCCGAACACGAACCCGACGACGCGCTGGCCGAGGAGATCAGCCAGTTGCTCTACTGGACACAGGTGCTGATGGTCGCCCGCGGGCTGTCCCTCGACGACGTGTATCGGAAGCTGTGA
- a CDS encoding YfgM family protein, translating to MTVIVTSQKNPKSEAVKTEPDAESTQDVSDDVDDVTADEAEDQDEGGLLRRKRPDAERRKRPRKQDLRQYLRRSILPLLLVASLAVSGFLGWRQWQDHRVRLAGEQAQQAAISYAQVLTSIDSNKVDENFRQVLDGATGEFKDMYTQSSVKLRQLLIDNKATAHGVVVDSAIQSESMNKVVVLVFIDQTVTNTAAPDPRIDRSRIKMTMEKVDGRWRASKVQLL from the coding sequence ATGACCGTGATCGTGACCTCCCAAAAGAATCCGAAATCCGAGGCCGTCAAGACGGAGCCGGACGCCGAATCGACGCAAGACGTGTCTGACGATGTCGACGACGTGACCGCCGACGAGGCCGAGGATCAAGACGAGGGCGGTCTGCTCAGGCGCAAGCGTCCGGACGCCGAGCGCCGCAAGCGGCCTCGGAAACAGGATCTGAGGCAATATCTGCGCCGCAGCATCCTGCCGCTGTTACTCGTTGCCTCGCTTGCCGTTTCGGGATTCCTGGGATGGCGGCAGTGGCAGGACCATCGGGTCAGGCTGGCCGGCGAACAGGCCCAGCAGGCGGCGATCTCCTACGCGCAGGTGCTGACGAGCATCGACTCGAACAAGGTCGACGAGAACTTCCGGCAGGTGCTCGACGGCGCGACCGGCGAATTCAAGGACATGTACACCCAGTCCAGCGTGAAACTTCGGCAGCTGCTGATCGACAACAAGGCGACCGCGCATGGGGTGGTGGTGGACTCGGCCATCCAGTCCGAATCCATGAACAAGGTCGTCGTGCTGGTGTTCATCGACCAGACCGTCACCAACACGGCCGCACCCGATCCGCGCATCGACCGCAGCAGGATCAAGATGACCATGGAAAAGGTCGACGGCCGCTGGCGGGCAAGCAAGGTGCAGCTGTTGTGA
- a CDS encoding MlaD family protein: MKFRGPLIALALFMVVSLTLTWLVYVSLRRDVAGDTARYSAVFTDVYGLREGDDVRMAGVRVGRVEKVELDGKLAKVSFVVQQEQRLFGNTLASVTYQNIVGQRYLGLSLGKEGSPELLAPGSTIPVERTEPSFDVTTLLNGYEPLFSLLNPHDADNLTKGIIQSLQGDTSSLATLVGQTSTLTETFAGRDQALGSVITNLNKVVGNLAAQNDDLDGVITETRSVVGELDRRRPDLVASVGSLARVTGRLSTSASDVYPALREFIDRKPGVARHIMDVEPQVAFFGDNIPLLLKGLVRVGNQGAYGNAYVCDVNFLGFFPGLNDVVPIIINAATPGNRAWHTPRCRSTVDG, translated from the coding sequence ATGAAGTTTCGCGGTCCACTCATCGCGCTGGCGCTGTTCATGGTCGTCTCGTTGACGCTGACCTGGCTGGTGTATGTGAGCCTGCGCCGTGACGTGGCCGGCGACACCGCACGGTATTCGGCGGTGTTCACCGACGTGTACGGGCTGCGCGAGGGCGACGACGTCCGCATGGCCGGGGTGCGCGTCGGCCGCGTCGAAAAGGTCGAGCTCGACGGGAAACTGGCGAAGGTCTCGTTCGTCGTGCAGCAAGAACAGCGGTTGTTCGGAAACACCCTGGCGTCGGTGACCTACCAGAACATCGTCGGCCAGCGTTACCTCGGACTGTCCTTGGGCAAGGAAGGGAGTCCGGAGCTGCTCGCGCCGGGCAGCACCATACCGGTGGAACGCACCGAGCCGTCGTTCGACGTCACCACGTTGCTCAACGGCTACGAGCCGTTGTTCAGCCTGCTGAACCCGCACGACGCCGACAACCTGACCAAGGGCATCATTCAGTCGCTTCAGGGCGACACCTCGTCGCTGGCCACGCTGGTCGGCCAGACGTCCACGCTCACAGAGACATTCGCGGGCCGGGATCAGGCGCTGGGCAGCGTGATCACCAACCTCAACAAGGTGGTGGGCAACCTCGCGGCCCAGAACGACGATCTCGACGGCGTCATCACCGAGACCCGCAGCGTCGTCGGCGAGCTCGACCGACGGCGCCCCGACCTGGTCGCCTCCGTGGGCTCGCTGGCGCGGGTGACCGGCCGCCTGTCGACCTCGGCGTCCGACGTCTATCCGGCGCTGCGCGAATTCATCGATCGCAAGCCCGGCGTGGCCCGGCACATCATGGACGTCGAGCCGCAGGTGGCGTTCTTCGGCGACAACATCCCGCTGCTGCTGAAAGGACTTGTCCGGGTCGGCAATCAGGGCGCCTACGGCAACGCCTACGTGTGTGACGTGAACTTCCTGGGATTCTTCCCCGGGCTCAACGATGTCGTGCCGATCATCATCAACGCGGCCACGCCGGGAAACAGGGCGTGGCACACCCCGAGATGCAGGAGCACCGTCGATGGCTGA